Proteins encoded by one window of Aliivibrio wodanis:
- the exeB gene encoding general secretion pathway protein B, whose translation MLFLRLPLWSWCAVTILLPLSISLYIALPYYQVEQQDSESFAPTYTVLEYPEFETEKLPMRVNGFSLTSSNNENIPSGVNSTLHGTSKVVEKKNNPELDIADLDLSGLSPELAARFEFVLNEPIEEQEAHVVSKDIDQASYLELDKRGSQLIGRLPPLNFQTHNYTSKPSRRWVKVNDKEVNIGGSISNGVILLEINPRDVVIEFQGKKIEVPALYEWKG comes from the coding sequence GTGCAGTGACAATATTGCTACCATTGAGCATATCTCTCTATATAGCTTTGCCTTATTATCAGGTAGAGCAGCAAGATAGCGAGTCCTTTGCTCCTACTTATACTGTTTTGGAATACCCTGAGTTTGAAACAGAAAAATTACCGATGAGAGTGAATGGTTTTTCGTTAACATCATCAAATAACGAGAATATTCCGTCAGGAGTTAATTCAACACTACATGGCACGTCTAAAGTAGTGGAGAAAAAGAATAACCCAGAACTTGATATTGCTGATCTAGACTTGTCTGGCTTATCTCCAGAGTTAGCCGCACGTTTTGAATTTGTTTTGAATGAACCAATAGAGGAGCAAGAAGCGCATGTGGTATCTAAAGATATAGATCAAGCATCTTATTTAGAGTTAGATAAAAGGGGCTCTCAACTTATAGGGCGTTTACCTCCATTGAACTTTCAAACTCATAACTACACCTCAAAACCAAGTCGTCGTTGGGTAAAAGTAAACGATAAAGAAGTCAATATCGGTGGGAGTATTTCAAATGGAGTTATATTATTAGAAATTAACCCAAGAGATGTAGTGATTGAATTTCAAGGAAAAAAAATAGAAGTTCCCGCTTTGTATGAGTGGAAGGGGTGA